One Lentisphaera araneosa HTCC2155 DNA window includes the following coding sequences:
- a CDS encoding metal ABC transporter permease, whose amino-acid sequence MIELFKELLPGGFLFWPFLAGLVGSLSFGVVGSYVYVRKLSYVATAIGHSAIAGIGLTYFIQEKTGLLMHPFVGGAFFTVLMALFIGFCTLRNEEKGDSVISSTMVVSMALGLILIHMAESVKTLSTTAIFFGDIMFVSKEDVTVILWVNAVVLFCGVLFYNKLKMVCFDEEYARLRGVNSAFYYYLLLTIISLSVIAMTIIVGIVLVIALMTLPAVTAALLSKRLWHCMVWASLICLLSVTLGFVCSISWDIPTGPCIVLISSALYIFVHLLTSLLRKKEIS is encoded by the coding sequence ATGATCGAACTCTTTAAAGAATTGCTCCCTGGAGGTTTTCTCTTCTGGCCCTTTTTAGCGGGACTTGTGGGGAGTTTGTCCTTTGGGGTAGTGGGTTCATATGTCTACGTTCGTAAATTGTCCTACGTTGCCACAGCCATTGGCCATAGCGCAATAGCTGGCATTGGCTTGACCTATTTCATACAGGAAAAGACTGGCCTCTTGATGCACCCTTTTGTTGGAGGGGCATTTTTCACTGTTTTAATGGCTTTGTTTATAGGCTTTTGCACGCTTCGCAATGAAGAGAAAGGCGATTCGGTTATTTCATCGACGATGGTGGTGAGTATGGCCTTGGGTTTAATTCTTATCCATATGGCAGAGAGTGTAAAAACGCTCTCGACCACGGCGATTTTTTTTGGTGATATAATGTTTGTGAGTAAAGAGGATGTGACGGTGATTTTGTGGGTAAATGCCGTGGTGCTGTTCTGCGGTGTCCTTTTTTACAATAAACTCAAGATGGTCTGTTTTGATGAAGAATACGCGCGTCTACGTGGTGTGAATTCAGCTTTTTATTATTATCTTTTACTCACCATTATCTCTCTATCAGTGATTGCGATGACCATTATTGTGGGCATTGTTTTAGTGATTGCACTGATGACTTTGCCTGCAGTGACGGCGGCGCTCTTAAGCAAGCGCTTATGGCATTGTATGGTCTGGGCTTCGCTGATTTGCTTGTTATCGGTGACGCTCGGCTTTGTTTGTAGTATTTCCTGGGATATTCCAACAGGGCCGTGCATTGTTTTGATTTCATCGGCTCTTTATATCTTTGTGCACTTGCTCACGAGTTTGCTCCGCAAGAAAGAAATAAGTTAA
- a CDS encoding metal ABC transporter ATP-binding protein — protein MKPYRMHSCHDHNHENHQHHCHDLEGPVIEIKDMFFSYGEKNILQDLSLEVKHGENICVIGPNGGGKTTLLKLLLGFLRPASGSVKIFGTAAHHTCDQIGYVPQHVKLNNNFPITVKEVVLMGCHLHSIFSRHKKACHDQAQEAMDFMRIGDLGKQQFNSLSGGQRQRVLIARAIASHPALLLLDEPTANVDPGSAEDFRELISKLKGQATVLTVSHDISFITGDIDRAFVVNRSLQDLSPQEIHADKLMNYYRGGK, from the coding sequence TTGAAGCCTTATAGAATGCATTCATGTCACGACCATAATCACGAAAATCATCAGCATCATTGTCACGACCTTGAGGGGCCGGTCATTGAGATCAAAGATATGTTTTTTTCTTATGGTGAAAAAAACATCCTTCAAGATCTTAGTTTAGAAGTTAAGCACGGAGAGAATATTTGTGTTATTGGCCCCAATGGGGGAGGCAAAACAACTCTACTCAAATTGCTACTTGGCTTTTTACGCCCGGCTTCTGGTAGTGTAAAGATTTTTGGAACGGCAGCGCACCATACTTGTGATCAAATTGGTTATGTACCTCAGCATGTAAAACTCAATAACAACTTTCCAATTACTGTGAAAGAGGTGGTGCTGATGGGGTGTCACTTACATTCAATCTTTAGCCGTCACAAAAAAGCCTGCCATGATCAGGCGCAGGAAGCTATGGATTTTATGCGTATTGGAGACTTAGGTAAGCAGCAGTTTAATAGTTTGTCTGGTGGGCAACGCCAGCGCGTGCTCATTGCTCGTGCGATTGCTTCACACCCCGCGTTATTGCTCCTAGATGAACCTACGGCAAATGTGGACCCGGGCTCGGCAGAAGATTTTCGCGAACTCATCAGCAAGCTCAAGGGGCAAGCCACCGTATTGACAGTTTCTCACGATATCTCTTTTATTACTGGTGATATCGACCGCGCTTTCGTTGTGAACCGCAGTTTACAAGATTTATCACCCCAAGAAATCCATGCCGATAAATTGATGAACTACTATAGAGGTGGCAAATGA
- a CDS encoding metal ABC transporter solute-binding protein, Zn/Mn family, translating into MKYFLCTLMVLSMGLLSAKEVQVQVSIPPLKGLVKSIGGKWVNVNSVMGELVDPHVFSLSPGQMSQVKKADLLMVVGTMDFEKKLLKFRTDTVNLGASFEQENEHLWLHTKFLKVAAKAVAENIIKKNNAAKADVEKNLEAYLKSVEACEKFIKEKRAEITQPMFYSYHGVFYYLAKEHNLNEVYIQVNEKAPTPRQLLTIINKAKKDKVKVIFMQAQFNDRPAKMISSRTGAKIVKINPLQEDIVDLLKVAVEAL; encoded by the coding sequence ATGAAATATTTTTTATGTACGCTTATGGTTCTAAGTATGGGGCTCCTAAGTGCCAAAGAAGTTCAGGTGCAAGTATCTATCCCTCCATTAAAGGGCTTAGTGAAAAGCATTGGTGGAAAATGGGTTAATGTTAATAGTGTAATGGGTGAACTTGTTGATCCTCATGTTTTTAGTTTGAGCCCAGGTCAAATGAGTCAAGTTAAAAAAGCTGACTTATTGATGGTGGTGGGGACAATGGACTTTGAGAAAAAACTTCTCAAGTTTAGAACAGATACGGTGAATTTAGGTGCAAGTTTTGAACAAGAAAATGAGCATTTGTGGCTTCATACAAAATTTTTGAAAGTTGCGGCAAAAGCAGTGGCCGAAAATATTATCAAAAAAAATAATGCAGCCAAAGCAGATGTGGAAAAAAACTTAGAGGCCTATCTCAAGTCTGTTGAGGCATGTGAAAAGTTTATTAAAGAGAAAAGAGCAGAAATTACTCAGCCAATGTTTTATTCTTACCATGGAGTCTTTTACTATCTTGCAAAAGAGCATAACTTGAATGAGGTTTATATACAAGTAAACGAAAAGGCACCAACTCCTAGACAGTTGTTAACGATTATCAATAAGGCAAAAAAAGACAAAGTGAAAGTTATTTTTATGCAAGCGCAGTTTAATGACCGTCCAGCCAAGATGATTTCCTCGCGAACTGGTGCAAAAATTGTCAAAATTAATCCCTTACAAGAAGACATAGTAGATTTGCTTAAGGTGGCTGTTGAAGCCTTATAG
- a CDS encoding HPF/RaiA family ribosome-associated protein, protein MEIIVASRHFKVQKDVKTQIVEEMKKFDTCASKLTTAEVILNNIHHNIHVEIIIRGKHLNCKSEAETDDLLKSFYLAFKKMRNQLDKRRTKVKNHRAKHIGDLELWQINKKQRAS, encoded by the coding sequence ATGGAAATCATTGTAGCAAGCCGTCATTTCAAAGTGCAAAAAGATGTAAAAACACAGATCGTCGAAGAAATGAAAAAGTTCGATACTTGTGCGAGTAAACTCACTACCGCTGAAGTTATTTTAAATAACATTCATCACAATATTCACGTGGAGATTATCATCCGAGGCAAGCACCTCAATTGTAAATCCGAAGCTGAAACCGATGATCTACTCAAGTCCTTCTACCTAGCTTTTAAAAAAATGCGAAATCAACTCGATAAAAGGCGAACGAAAGTTAAGAATCACCGCGCCAAGCACATTGGGGATCTCGAACTTTGGCAAATCAATAAAAAACAACGCGCCTCGTAA
- a CDS encoding MOSC domain-containing protein → MTKIKSLQVSEIRTIADTGSGEWWDKEWATGFFKVPVKGPVHLAYEGFLNDDQADRRNHGGSDKAVCVYSEDYRDFWKPQLGDFECGAFGENLTLSDCTEADVNVGDIYKIGEEVLVQVSQPRQPCWKLARRWKIKDRTKQVEVSGKTGFYFRVLKSGKIQFGQELELVERGKFSVAYCNEILYRDKNNFAALEKLAHYSALSASWKDTFVSRLK, encoded by the coding sequence ATGACCAAAATTAAAAGTCTTCAAGTAAGCGAAATTAGAACCATTGCTGATACGGGTAGTGGTGAATGGTGGGATAAAGAATGGGCGACAGGCTTTTTTAAAGTTCCAGTGAAGGGGCCAGTTCATTTAGCCTATGAGGGCTTTTTAAATGATGATCAAGCGGATCGACGCAATCATGGTGGTAGTGATAAAGCCGTCTGTGTTTATAGTGAGGATTATCGCGATTTTTGGAAACCACAGCTAGGTGATTTTGAATGCGGTGCTTTTGGAGAAAACCTCACCTTATCGGACTGTACAGAAGCAGATGTCAATGTGGGAGATATCTATAAAATAGGTGAGGAAGTCTTGGTGCAAGTCTCGCAACCTCGTCAACCTTGCTGGAAGTTGGCGCGTCGTTGGAAAATCAAAGATCGTACCAAACAAGTGGAAGTCAGTGGAAAGACGGGTTTTTATTTTCGTGTCTTGAAGAGCGGAAAGATTCAATTTGGTCAAGAACTCGAGCTCGTGGAGCGCGGAAAGTTTTCAGTGGCGTACTGTAATGAAATTCTTTATCGCGATAAAAACAATTTTGCAGCTTTAGAGAAACTGGCTCATTATTCTGCGCTTTCCGCAAGTTGGAAAGATACTTTTGTATCACGTTTGAAATAA
- a CDS encoding DUF1670 domain-containing protein, translating into MSIQIANSQENQSRRLSLKTMNQQMSHLAVHGAGLSPWEAKELVRMIDEVYFSYSQKELKEGQLKYNCVSTKEGAGKALKDCEMISVTLSVFSDFDEEELPNRKNKQRQVVRRQRRLIRLSEEARDQGGLLSQEDLAKLLMCDTKTIRRDIKHLQEEGIVIPTRGQQKDIGPGVTHRELVIRHWVEGKEEVEVASATKHSMGAVESYLQKFKVAVYLRVGKSFTDHEIAVVAGISQRGVKTFLKIYDEFKNKDMFKHRLDEILLTGDEYYKEVGEKKDSLLSNLSNPVWSRA; encoded by the coding sequence ATGAGTATACAAATAGCGAACTCTCAAGAAAATCAAAGTCGTCGCTTATCTTTAAAAACAATGAACCAGCAAATGAGTCACTTGGCGGTTCATGGAGCGGGCCTAAGTCCCTGGGAAGCCAAAGAACTGGTTCGCATGATAGATGAGGTCTATTTTTCCTATAGCCAAAAGGAACTTAAAGAAGGTCAACTCAAGTACAACTGCGTCTCGACCAAGGAAGGTGCAGGTAAGGCACTCAAAGACTGTGAAATGATAAGCGTCACTCTAAGTGTATTCAGTGATTTTGACGAAGAAGAGTTGCCCAATAGAAAAAATAAACAACGGCAAGTTGTTCGCCGTCAGCGTAGGTTAATACGTTTGAGCGAAGAGGCTCGCGATCAAGGAGGTCTATTAAGCCAGGAGGATTTGGCCAAGCTGTTGATGTGCGATACAAAAACGATCCGACGTGATATCAAACACTTACAAGAGGAAGGTATTGTCATTCCGACGCGTGGCCAACAAAAAGATATTGGTCCTGGAGTTACACACCGTGAATTGGTCATTCGTCATTGGGTGGAAGGCAAAGAAGAAGTTGAAGTTGCGAGTGCTACAAAACATTCGATGGGCGCCGTTGAGAGTTACCTTCAAAAGTTTAAAGTTGCGGTTTACTTACGGGTAGGGAAGAGCTTCACTGACCATGAAATCGCGGTAGTTGCAGGAATCTCACAACGCGGCGTGAAGACATTCCTTAAGATTTACGACGAGTTTAAGAATAAAGATATGTTCAAACATCGTCTGGATGAAATCCTGCTTACAGGAGATGAATACTATAAGGAAGTTGGCGAAAAAAAAGACTCACTACTGTCGAATCTATCAAATCCCGTATGGAGCAGAGCATGA
- a CDS encoding DUF1670 domain-containing protein, whose protein sequence is MKTHISANEATYGPQQYKTFAGALTAFFSEECPQLGGMRTRQVLSSTIISMVNKFYPETSHLKQGQTPWVTTDKNATKSYGKKINQTPLVSVILDLVRAEDIQERKDGKKLRDIKKEAVARMLKQSYKQGGCMTSVELAILLKISPPTVGKYIKEWELEHNEVLPRRGSIHDMGPTLTHKKIIIEKLFIKKLSVQQVSRETYHSFQAIQRYISKFKQVLICYKKGMNINEIAKVIGNTPRLIKEYEAIILEYKDRGFVLEQIINTDAKVDSQYETIVNDLNSQKN, encoded by the coding sequence ATGAAGACGCATATTTCAGCGAATGAAGCAACTTACGGACCACAACAATATAAAACTTTTGCTGGAGCTTTAACAGCTTTTTTCTCAGAGGAGTGTCCGCAACTGGGAGGAATGAGGACTCGGCAAGTTTTGAGCTCAACTATTATCTCTATGGTCAATAAATTCTATCCCGAAACTTCTCATTTAAAACAGGGTCAGACGCCATGGGTGACCACTGACAAAAATGCGACTAAATCATACGGAAAAAAGATCAATCAAACACCTTTAGTGAGTGTTATCCTAGATTTAGTACGAGCAGAAGATATTCAAGAGCGCAAAGACGGTAAGAAGCTCAGAGACATAAAAAAGGAAGCTGTTGCAAGGATGCTCAAACAAAGTTATAAGCAAGGTGGCTGTATGACCTCGGTTGAATTAGCCATTCTTTTAAAGATCTCTCCACCAACTGTGGGTAAGTATATTAAAGAATGGGAACTGGAACACAATGAGGTCTTACCTCGAAGAGGTTCAATACATGATATGGGGCCAACTCTCACGCACAAAAAAATTATAATTGAAAAACTTTTCATAAAGAAACTCAGCGTTCAACAAGTAAGTCGTGAGACTTATCATTCATTCCAGGCTATCCAGCGTTATATCAGCAAATTTAAACAGGTTCTTATCTGTTATAAGAAGGGCATGAATATCAATGAGATCGCCAAAGTTATTGGAAATACACCCCGGTTAATCAAAGAATATGAAGCTATCATCTTGGAGTACAAAGACCGAGGGTTTGTTTTAGAGCAAATCATCAATACGGACGCAAAGGTGGACTCACAATACGAAACCATCGTCAATGACTTGAACTCTCAGAAAAACTAA
- the dinB gene encoding DNA polymerase IV, whose protein sequence is MKDKKRKIIHVDMDCFFAAVEVRDQPELKGKAVAVGGAAKRRGVIAAANYEARNFGVHSALSTAIALRRCPELIIVRPNMSKYKEVSTEVFKIFRKYTHLVEAISLDEAFLDVSECPLHHGSGTLIAEAIKKDIYAKTGLRASAGIAPNKYLAKIASDWMKPDGIYTIPPENIEKFVQQLPVKKIWGVGKETLRELRKFGLETCADLQKISVKNLAKLIGTNRAEELLELAKGIDNREVKANRERKSYTRERTFDSDLSHGECSDALKVIFDECKKKLKAYLEEKPQYKIKTSVLKVKFADFTSTTVECGDLNFEWSVIESLLTKALERNQLRVRLMGCGVKFTKHDSAQPDLF, encoded by the coding sequence GTGAAAGATAAAAAGAGAAAAATCATCCATGTGGATATGGATTGTTTTTTTGCCGCTGTTGAAGTGCGCGACCAGCCCGAACTCAAAGGCAAAGCCGTTGCGGTTGGTGGAGCAGCAAAACGACGCGGGGTTATTGCGGCTGCAAATTATGAAGCTCGTAACTTTGGTGTGCACTCGGCGCTCTCTACCGCCATTGCCTTACGACGTTGCCCTGAGCTTATCATTGTTCGTCCTAACATGAGTAAATATAAAGAAGTGAGTACTGAAGTTTTTAAAATCTTTCGCAAGTACACTCACTTGGTCGAAGCCATTTCCCTGGATGAAGCTTTTTTAGATGTGAGTGAATGCCCTCTGCATCACGGTAGTGGTACGCTGATTGCCGAGGCCATAAAAAAAGACATCTATGCTAAAACGGGACTCCGCGCATCTGCGGGAATTGCCCCCAATAAATATTTAGCTAAAATTGCTTCTGATTGGATGAAGCCTGATGGAATCTACACGATCCCACCGGAAAATATCGAAAAATTTGTACAACAATTACCCGTTAAAAAAATCTGGGGTGTAGGCAAGGAAACTCTTCGCGAACTGCGCAAATTTGGTCTAGAAACTTGTGCAGACTTACAAAAAATCTCTGTGAAAAATCTTGCCAAACTCATTGGAACGAATCGAGCCGAAGAACTCCTTGAACTGGCAAAAGGGATTGATAATCGCGAAGTCAAAGCCAATCGTGAACGCAAATCCTACACGAGGGAAAGAACCTTTGATAGCGACTTGAGTCATGGCGAATGTTCTGATGCACTGAAAGTTATTTTTGACGAATGCAAAAAGAAACTCAAGGCTTACCTCGAAGAAAAACCTCAGTATAAAATCAAAACCTCAGTACTCAAAGTGAAATTTGCCGATTTCACTTCTACCACAGTTGAATGCGGTGATTTGAATTTTGAATGGTCAGTTATCGAGAGCCTCTTAACGAAGGCCCTTGAGCGTAACCAATTACGCGTTCGCTTGATGGGCTGTGGCGTTAAATTTACCAAACACGACAGCGCCCAACCCGACTTATTTTAA
- a CDS encoding hybrid-cluster NAD(P)-dependent oxidoreductase — MRLRVSEIIEHCPTIKTFCLEPLEEYKKYFAGQYLTVHTGEEGDVLRPYSLSSSPTNSGSYEISVKLIEGGLGSTWMHTQVKVGDELLCDEPEGKFTLQQAALTSVFVAGGIGVTPVLSMLKYALSIKDTRKLLFFYASRHLEDLVFHQELLDLAAAHPNLIYVPIISGDQDPEWQGQRGRVNKELLEDTGVIFKRAEFYTCGPDAMMKNLEELALANKVSKSNFHKELFLVAAPVNSGFSGKVNINYKGVDYEYTKEQSLLDFLHSQKVRVRHSCKSGICGSCEVQLKEGEVRHVNEDFFTDEELAEGRRLACCSFPVTDVVVDKHN; from the coding sequence ATGCGTTTAAGAGTGAGTGAAATCATCGAACACTGCCCGACAATTAAAACTTTCTGTCTAGAGCCACTAGAAGAATACAAAAAATATTTTGCGGGTCAGTATTTAACTGTACACACAGGAGAAGAGGGTGATGTATTACGTCCTTATTCATTGAGTAGTTCCCCCACTAATTCAGGTTCTTACGAAATTTCCGTAAAACTCATTGAGGGTGGTTTGGGTTCAACTTGGATGCACACGCAAGTGAAAGTCGGTGATGAACTCCTTTGTGATGAACCAGAAGGGAAGTTTACTTTACAGCAAGCAGCGCTTACGAGTGTTTTTGTGGCAGGCGGTATTGGTGTGACTCCTGTTTTATCTATGCTCAAATATGCCTTGTCCATTAAAGATACTCGCAAGCTCCTTTTCTTTTACGCATCGCGTCATTTAGAAGATTTAGTTTTTCATCAGGAACTACTCGATTTAGCAGCTGCGCACCCCAATTTGATTTACGTTCCCATTATCAGTGGTGATCAGGATCCAGAATGGCAAGGTCAACGCGGTCGCGTCAATAAAGAATTGCTCGAGGATACAGGCGTGATCTTTAAGCGAGCAGAATTTTACACTTGTGGACCCGATGCGATGATGAAGAATTTAGAAGAACTCGCACTGGCGAATAAGGTCTCTAAATCCAATTTCCACAAAGAACTCTTTTTAGTTGCAGCTCCAGTGAACTCCGGTTTCTCTGGGAAAGTCAATATTAATTACAAGGGTGTAGATTATGAGTATACTAAAGAACAGAGTTTACTCGATTTCTTGCATAGTCAAAAAGTTCGTGTACGCCACTCCTGTAAATCGGGAATTTGTGGTTCCTGTGAAGTACAGTTGAAAGAAGGCGAAGTTCGCCATGTCAATGAAGACTTTTTTACTGATGAAGAATTGGCAGAGGGCCGTCGCTTAGCTTGTTGTTCATTCCCAGTGACTGATGTAGTGGTGGATAAACACAATTAA
- a CDS encoding DNA translocase FtsK, which produces MVNKEDKEAAKKVFRTVKGLVKNFFSNDVRSNQATSPSSSKAQEALAEVANSTEDTGEKQENKPSESVAQKKLPSYSELIQNYRDRQENYAQHSDQAQVVISHYRQLMLEKPQLMAPDPTISLETVTNEVIEETPVDIEVATEESLDEEVLVNEHLSKRESDSLNYKVPDLSCFINSEDYVHTPEEWKQGTMETIQDTLDSFRIDAVVQQLTCGPRIARIDVRPAPGVKVSDIARLNNNFAMELHSPSIRILAPVPGQPYVGLEIPSPNPNPVAIRDLFTTSTWTQSNAALPLVLGRNTSGEAIILDLARAPHLLIAGSTGSGKSVCINTILASLLSKFSPAELELILVDPKVVELSVYGTVPHLLMPVVNDPKKVPAILQWVIDEMKRRYAVLASVGSRNIAAFNSRKIKEDEDPNTPQRYPYMVIVIDELADIMMNAGNETETYLAQIAQLSRAVGIHTIIATQRPSVDVLTGIIKANYPTRIAFKVSSQIDSRVILDTKGAESLLGQGDMLFRAPGGATSERLQGALVRDEEIEDLVKECSSVIQADFDNELAQLLMRQAPKEKEGTLEPLEIDEDDSLLQQAIEIIRHDRKSSISYIQRRLRIGYNRAASIVEELESRGILGPQKPGGKREIFLD; this is translated from the coding sequence ATGGTCAATAAAGAAGATAAAGAAGCGGCGAAAAAAGTATTTCGCACCGTGAAAGGTTTGGTGAAAAACTTCTTTTCCAATGATGTCCGTTCGAATCAAGCCACTTCACCAAGTTCAAGCAAAGCACAAGAAGCCCTTGCGGAAGTCGCAAACTCAACTGAAGACACTGGCGAGAAACAAGAAAACAAGCCGTCTGAATCAGTTGCTCAAAAAAAACTGCCTTCTTATAGTGAACTCATTCAAAACTACAGAGACCGCCAAGAAAACTATGCACAGCACAGTGATCAAGCTCAAGTGGTCATCTCGCACTACCGTCAACTGATGCTCGAAAAACCTCAGCTTATGGCGCCTGACCCGACGATAAGCCTCGAGACTGTGACAAATGAAGTTATTGAAGAAACACCAGTCGACATTGAAGTCGCTACTGAAGAAAGCCTTGACGAAGAAGTTCTCGTTAATGAACACCTCAGCAAACGCGAGAGCGATAGCCTGAATTACAAAGTCCCCGACCTTTCGTGCTTCATTAATTCAGAAGATTATGTCCATACGCCCGAAGAGTGGAAGCAAGGAACAATGGAGACCATTCAGGACACTTTAGATAGCTTCCGTATTGACGCAGTGGTTCAACAACTCACTTGCGGACCTCGCATCGCGCGCATTGATGTTCGCCCAGCACCAGGCGTGAAAGTTTCTGATATCGCTCGCCTCAATAACAACTTCGCCATGGAACTTCATTCCCCCTCTATAAGAATTCTCGCGCCTGTTCCCGGCCAACCTTATGTGGGTCTCGAAATCCCTTCTCCCAATCCTAACCCTGTGGCGATTCGCGATTTATTTACTACTTCTACTTGGACACAATCAAACGCAGCTTTACCCCTCGTTTTAGGGAGAAATACTTCTGGCGAAGCGATCATACTTGACCTTGCCCGTGCGCCACATTTGCTGATAGCTGGCTCCACAGGCAGTGGTAAATCGGTCTGCATCAATACCATACTCGCTTCTTTACTCAGTAAATTTTCTCCTGCTGAACTGGAGTTAATCTTAGTCGACCCCAAGGTCGTTGAACTCAGCGTCTACGGAACGGTGCCCCATCTACTCATGCCCGTCGTTAACGACCCTAAAAAAGTTCCCGCTATCTTGCAATGGGTAATTGACGAAATGAAACGTCGCTACGCTGTCCTCGCCAGTGTGGGGTCACGTAATATCGCAGCCTTCAATTCTCGCAAAATCAAAGAAGATGAAGACCCAAACACTCCCCAGCGTTACCCCTACATGGTTATTGTAATCGATGAACTCGCTGACATCATGATGAATGCTGGCAACGAAACCGAAACCTACTTAGCACAAATTGCCCAGCTCTCTCGTGCCGTTGGTATCCATACGATCATTGCCACGCAGCGTCCGAGTGTTGATGTCCTCACGGGTATTATCAAAGCGAACTATCCAACGAGAATCGCCTTCAAAGTAAGCTCTCAGATTGATTCACGAGTTATCCTCGATACGAAAGGTGCAGAATCCTTATTAGGCCAAGGCGACATGCTCTTCCGAGCTCCGGGTGGAGCTACAAGTGAACGCTTACAGGGTGCCTTAGTTCGAGACGAAGAAATTGAAGACTTAGTTAAGGAATGTTCCTCAGTCATCCAAGCCGACTTTGATAATGAACTTGCTCAGTTGCTCATGCGTCAAGCTCCAAAAGAAAAGGAGGGAACTCTTGAACCTCTTGAGATCGATGAAGATGATTCTCTGCTGCAACAAGCCATCGAAATCATTCGCCACGATCGCAAATCATCCATTTCCTACATTCAACGACGCTTACGCATTGGCTATAATCGGGCCGCAAGCATTGTCGAAGAACTTGAGTCTCGTGGCATCCTGGGTCCTCAAAAGCCTGGTGGCAAACGTGAAATCTTTTTGGATTAA
- a CDS encoding ISNCY-like element ISLar7 family transposase produces the protein MRNFTSTQAELGENPLLGVTPIEQVRLDTYCRDEITKTLRGLQEIYRNKVLLKEIQDVLSELVPKGTSWNDGRKGMDLWVIFVLGTLRLSCNWDYDKLKSCYDYHHKIREICGVDLFCDVDIVTGRQTIHDNVSLFTKEIANKISKLVVAFSHELLFPEERELHSRCDSFVFETNVHFPTDLNLLKDSVRKVLSIGGKLASSLKITGWREVKSQQKKFHSLYNKLSKMRHSNSKKEERKEKRRLEIEEIIKDYLSVARAHLLKARTLQNSLDEECPKLQLNMDYTDLFIKQISRRVLNGETISPDEKVYSIFEPHTEWICKGKAGIRQELGVKVCVVEDQFGFILDHRIMKGEQDKDVAVEMVRKSKELYPGLTSMSFDKGFYSKVDKDGQNNHSRIEALEVRAHLPVKGRRNKAAQERESKEAFVVARKQHPAVESAINALESHGFDRCPDKGTPNFERYAAMAISASNIHHLGAIIMAREIKVLRRKRKSA, from the coding sequence ATGCGTAATTTTACAAGTACACAAGCAGAATTAGGAGAAAACCCACTTCTCGGAGTCACGCCAATTGAACAAGTGAGACTCGACACATACTGCCGTGATGAAATAACCAAAACTCTTCGTGGTTTACAAGAAATTTATCGAAACAAAGTTTTACTCAAAGAAATCCAAGATGTTTTGTCTGAATTAGTTCCTAAAGGAACATCCTGGAATGATGGACGTAAAGGAATGGATCTCTGGGTTATTTTTGTTTTAGGCACTTTGCGTTTGAGCTGTAATTGGGATTATGACAAGCTCAAAAGTTGCTATGATTATCATCACAAAATTCGGGAGATCTGTGGAGTTGATCTTTTTTGTGATGTCGACATAGTTACAGGACGCCAAACAATACACGATAACGTTAGCCTTTTTACAAAAGAAATTGCCAATAAAATTAGTAAACTCGTAGTTGCTTTCAGCCATGAATTACTTTTCCCAGAAGAACGAGAATTACATAGTCGTTGCGATTCTTTTGTTTTTGAAACGAATGTTCATTTCCCCACTGATTTGAATCTATTAAAAGATTCTGTACGCAAAGTATTGAGCATCGGAGGCAAATTGGCTTCATCTTTGAAAATCACTGGCTGGCGTGAAGTAAAAAGCCAGCAAAAGAAATTCCATAGCCTTTATAATAAACTGAGCAAGATGCGTCACTCTAACTCGAAGAAAGAAGAGCGAAAGGAAAAACGTCGCTTAGAAATAGAGGAGATAATTAAGGATTACCTTAGTGTGGCTCGAGCTCATTTACTCAAAGCAAGAACTCTCCAGAATTCTTTAGATGAAGAGTGTCCCAAGCTTCAGTTAAACATGGATTACACGGACTTATTCATTAAGCAAATAAGTCGTAGAGTTCTTAATGGAGAGACTATTTCACCCGATGAAAAGGTGTATTCGATTTTTGAACCTCACACAGAATGGATATGCAAAGGAAAAGCTGGGATTCGTCAGGAACTTGGCGTGAAGGTATGTGTAGTTGAAGATCAGTTTGGCTTTATTCTCGACCATAGGATCATGAAGGGCGAGCAGGATAAAGACGTGGCGGTTGAAATGGTTCGTAAAAGTAAGGAGCTGTACCCTGGGCTGACATCGATGAGTTTTGATAAGGGTTTTTATTCAAAGGTAGATAAGGATGGTCAAAATAATCACTCCCGCATTGAAGCATTAGAGGTAAGAGCTCACCTCCCTGTAAAAGGTCGCCGAAATAAAGCTGCTCAAGAGCGTGAAAGTAAGGAGGCCTTTGTCGTCGCTCGCAAACAACACCCCGCAGTTGAATCAGCTATTAACGCTCTTGAAAGTCATGGTTTTGACCGATGCCCTGATAAGGGTACTCCTAATTTCGAACGTTATGCCGCTATGGCGATAAGTGCCAGTAATATCCATCATCTTGGTGCTATCATCATGGCCAGAGAAATCAAAGTCCTACGTAGAAAAAGAAAAAGCGCTTAA